In the genome of Anabaena cylindrica PCC 7122, the window AGAAGAAATATTACAACACACTTTAACTCAATTAGAACCACAAGTTATTTTTGTTGGTTTGGGAGTACCACGTCAAGAATTATGGATTGCTAAAAATCGTCATTGGTGTCCCCAAGCAATTTGGATAGGAGTGGGTGGTAGTTTTGATATCTGGGCAGGAACAAAAACCCGCGCTCCCCGTTGGTTGGCAAATAACAATTTAGAATGGCTGTACCGATTGTATCAAGAGCCTTGGCGTTGGCGACGAATGTTGGCTTTACCTGAGTTTGCGCTGAAAGCCTGTGTTTATCGTTTGACGGTCAGGAGTATCAATGGTGCTGAGTGTTAATTGGTGATTGGAGTAGAGCTAATTTTAGACAATTAGTAATCCACTCTATCTCTATGAGGCTGATAACTGATAACTGTGTGAGGAAGAGTGAGGGATGTCAATATTAAGAACTCCAGAAAAAACGGATGCGTCTGTTGACAGGGAAGGTAAAGAGGGGCAATCGCAGGGTAGTCAAGCTGAGACAATGGTGGAATTGCGCTCTGTTTCCAAGACTTATACAAACGGCTATCATGCCCTGCTGGATGTGAGTATAAATATTAAAAAGGGGGAATTTTTGTTTGTTACAGGGCCTAGTGGTTCTGGTAAATCGACTTTTTTGAAATTGCTTTATGGTCAAGAATTACCCACGCAGGGAGAGGTAATCGTTGATGATTTGAATGTAGCAAACTTGCGGGGCGATCGCTTATCATTCTTCCGTCGTCGGATTGGAATTGTCTTTCAAGACTACAAATTAATTCCTCAGCGCACAGTTTCAGAGAATATAACTTTTGTGCTGCAAGCTCAAGGCTATACTCGTAAAGAAATTCAACGGCGTTTAGAACCTACTTTAAAATTAGTAGGTTTATTGTCCAAAGCTGACCGCTTTCCTGACCAACTTTCTGGAGGAGAACAGCAGCGAGTGAGTATTGCGCGGGCCATTATTGCTACTCCACCACTGTTGCTGGCAGATGAACCAACGGGAAACCTTGATCCTGATAATTCCTGGCAAGTTATCAAGATTCTTCAGAAGTTAAATACCTTTGGGGCAACAGTAATTGTGACTACCCATGATGAACAACTGGTTAGACGGTGTAATCATCCAGTGGTACAGGTCAAAAATGGCAGACTGTTTAGAAAGTAATCAGGAGTCAGAAGCTTAGTGGTGCAGAAAACTTTCCGAAGTCTCAAGTTGAGAAGACAGTGACACTGGAGAACTCAATGTGTTGCTCTATCTGCGTTCGTTTTTTGTCAGACAGTTCAAATTAATTTCGAGAAAGTTGTTTTTAGCAAAACAATAAATAACAATGGCTATTGCTATCTGGAGACTCGATGTTAGCAGTTTCTTTGACCTACACTTGAGCATTAATAATGTTAACGATTCTCGTGACCTGAGCTTGAGCATTGATGTTGACCGAATCAATACTTCCCAAAGCAGCGACCTGTCCACCTTCGGTGTAGTTCCAGTACTAGACCTTCAAGCAGGAGGAACGTCATGGAGTGTCCGGGAAGCAAAGGGTAAAATTCAGGGCGTTGGCGCAAGTGTATCCGGGCTTGGTGCATATGCACGTGTCACTGGATTAATGACCTTCTCGACTAGAACACTTGAAACGTCGAGAACCTATCAAGAGATGAAAACATCCTATGGTTTTTCTGCTGGTATCAGCGGTTTCTGGAGTTGGATTGGTCTTGGGGCAAATGCCTCCTACCACAAGGAAGAGTTAACGCAAGTGTTTAACGAGTTAAGCCAATCGACCAAAACCAATGGAACAATTAACATTGACCTTTACGTCACTGGATTGTATCCTAACGTTACAGTATCTGCCTCACCATACATTCTAGCTTTAGAGGTGTCATCGAAGACTGATAGCAGTCTCAAGTTCCCAGTTATATCTTCAGGTGCGCCCACTCAAGATACTGGGTCTCAAGATCAAAACGGTCAGAATCTCCCGACAAAGGACAATAACAGCACTATCGATATTTAGATATTAGTGGGACTTCAACAAATTTTTCGGCTAAAATCGCCTGTAATTGGGGGTATCTAGCGAAGTTGTCACTAGGGGCGTGCGACGTGAAAGTTGTGTATTAGGCGCATCCGCGCTATAAGACCGAGAGGCTGTCCTCTCCAGAGAAGTCCTTCTCTCTGTCCCCACGTAAAAGGGTCATTGACCCCACCTACACTGATAGTAAGTAATGAAATCAGTGGAATGCAAGGTATGAAAGCTTACTTACTGAGAGCCTAAATTGGTAAAGCAAGCAAGGGGAAGACCGTCAAGGGTTAACGCTAGTGAACTATCTTAAACTTCGTGATGACAGAGAAGTGAAATCAGGCTGATACACTTCAACCAAAAGGTAAATGAGCAGGTTGCTGGAGTGTCCTAGACAGCAACGAAGGAACAAACGCTCATCGGAGTCATAGATAGAACCCAAAACGGTCGAATGTCAAATACACAGAACACGGTAAGCCCTATGGATTCTCAGGGGAGTCGATAACCTGAGTAGGTCAACCGCGAGGAAGACATCAATATCCAGAGGGTAAAGGAAGTTGGAGAAAGCAAATGCTCCTGGTAATGCGGGAGATAAGAGTCAAGATTACTCTATGCCGAAAGGCAGCAGACTTCCAACAGGTATCCACCGATAAACCAAAGTAACGGAATAAACCAAGGTGAAAGATAGAGTCAGCAATGACATCGGAACTTCGGAAACGTTGTTAGATTGGTCAACCATTAATTGGCGACAAATCAAACGACGGGTAACAAACCTGAGACAAAGGATTTATCGGGCTACTCAGAGATGCCAATGGAATCGGGTCAGAAGCCTGATGAAACTGATGTTAAGGAGCTATTCAAACCTGCTACTAGCGGTGCGACGAGTTACCCAAGAAAATGACGGCAAACGGACTGCTGGCATAGATGGTCAGATAGCCCTCACCTCAGAAGCTAGGGTAGCACTGGTCAACCAGATGCAAGAATACAGAATATGGCAAACACACCCGGTTAAACGGGTTTACATTCCCAAGTCAGGGGGAAAACTTAGACCATTAGGAATTCCCTGTCTGGTAGACCGAGTGGCACAAGCAGTTATCAAAAATGCCTTAGAACCAAGTTGGGAAGCCCGCTTTGAGTCAAATTCCTATGGCTTTCGCTGTGGTAGAGGTTGTCATGATGCTATAGAGCAGACATGGCTAAGACTCAGAGCCGGACGAGATAGCTGGGTTTTAGATGCCGATATCAAAGGGGCATTTGATAATATCAGTCACGATTATATTCTCAACACCATCGGATTAGTCCCTGGTCGAGAACTAATTAAACAGTGGTTGAAAGCAGGATATGTAGAAGCAGAGATATTTCATCCTAGTCAGCAAGGAGTACCGCAGGGGGGAATTATTAGCCCCGTACTTGCCAATATAGCTTTAGATGGTCTAGAAGAATTATTGGCAGGATATCGCAAAACAAAGCCATATAAAAGCGGTACATATAAATCTCAGCGTTATGGTTATATACGCTACGCCGATGATTTCCTAATTACGGCTGAAACTAAGGAAGATATTGAAGCAATTGTTCCCAAGGTTGTAGATTTCCTTCATGTTAGAGGCTTGGAACTAAATTCTGACAAAACCAACATTGTTCCTGTGGAACAAGGGTTTAATTTTTTGGGTTTCCATGTCCGAAAGTTCCACGGCAGTTGCTACATTATGCCACAGAAAGAAAAAGTCAAAGACTTTCTCAAAGGCATACGGGATTGGCTAAAAGCCAATAAGCAAGCCACTCCTGAAATGGTTATCTACCACCTCAACCCTATTCTTAGAGGCTGGGGCAACTACTACAAACATAGTGTCAGTACACAAGTATTCAGTTACGTAGACCACGAAATCTGGAAAGCTCTCTGGAAGTGGTCACTGCGTAGACATCCGAATAAAGGTAAGCGATGGGTCGCCAATCGATACTTCAAAACTATCAATGGTAGAAAATGGAACTTTGCAGCAACGGTAAAAGACCGACGGGGAGAATGGACTACCATTTCTCTAGTATATCTGCCGGGTATCAATATTGAACGGCACGTTAAGGTCAAAGGCGCTGCATCTCCTGATGACCCAGAGTTAAAACACTACTGGGAACAACGTCAAACCCGGTATGGCAAGACCTATTGGGAAAAGGGATCTAAGCTCTACAAAGTAGCAGTGAACCAAAATTGGCGTTGTCCAGTCTGCCACGAACACCTGTTCAATGGAGAAACACTGAATACACATCATCTTCTGAGTGTTGCAGAGGGAGGTACGGATACCGTAGATAATCTTGTTCATCTACATACATCTTGCCACCGTCATCTGCATCATCGAAAAACTCTCTGAATAACTGGATGCTTGAGCGGCTTGAGGGGAAACTATCACGAGCCGTTCTTTGGGGAGGGGGACACGGCGACGTGTGCCTCCTTACCCGACAATCGATTTATTTATCCCCACACATGACAAAAACAATACCAGAACGAATTATTTGTTGCGTCCTCAAAGGTTGATACAATAGCCCGCTTTTGTCACTCTCCGAAAACAAACATCAAAGGTAACTTTTCAAATTCTTACTAGGACTAGGTTTGTGGCTTTGTTTTCTAATTAGATAGATGTCATCATTGCTTTAGACTAAAACTCTTGTATGAAAAGGGTTACATCGTTTCATTTAGGGAAAGTGACAGAAGAGGGATAGATTAAACAGTCGTATGTTTAGGTTAAAGTCACTATTTTACATATGTAGGTTTTTAATAGTCTAAAGAATAATTAAGACATAATTTTAAAAAATCTGCTGCTTGTCAGTCATAAAACTCCTAGTCCCTCCGTTGAGGGTTTATGCAAAAATCCCAGATTACCATCTCACTCCTAAGAGGTATGTTTTTAGATAAACTCTCTTTCGTAAGAGAGGTGGATTTAGCAGAATAATTTTTTTCAATAAAGATAAATTTATTGGCTCAATATATTGGCTCAATAAAGTTCAATAACTTTCTTATTGAAGAGGAGTCAGATTGAAAACATTTTTTTGCTAATCTGCTTTTTTGCTAACAATAATTAAAGCTGTTTACTTAAAATAAATTTTGTTCCAATAAAGTTTTTAAGTAAAGTGGCTATGGTTATGTTAGCTCTATTGTTTAGATATACATTCAAATAATTGGCAAAAATTATTACAGATTTCAACCAATTATTCATCAGGAAATATGTGTCTAAACAAATATTGCGATACCTACTTTATTGATTTACTAACTTGCCCAAAAATGGCCATTTTTGGCAACGTCCTCAACTAAAGTGGATAATTATGTTTGAGGCTCAAATAACCTCGTATCAAGGGTTTGGGAAATTTGTGTAATATAACTTAATAAAAAGTCCCAAAATCCATGTATCTCCGCTGGCCCCCAAATAAAGCTGTGGACAGAAAAAACTACAGCCCCTAAGACTAGCAACAATTGGAAACATTTGGATGAATTTTATGACAACACAACTTAGGCATGAAACCGCAAGGCAGTTAGAGCTAACAACTCTCATTTTTGCTCCAACGCTATACCTTGAAAGAGTTCCTGGAGCAGAACTACTAACAGCAGCACCAGAAGGAACGTCATGGAGTGTCCAGGAAGCAAGGGGTAGAATTCAGGGCGTTGGCGCAAGTGTATCCGGGCTTGGTGCATATGCACGTGTCACTGGATCAATGAAATTCTCGACTAGAACACTTGAAACGTCGAGAACCTATCAAGAGATGAAAACATCCTATGGTTTTTCTGCTGGTATCAGCAGTTTCTGGAGTTGGATTGGTCTTGGGACAAATGCTTCCTACCACAAGGAAGAGTTAACACAAGCGTTTAACGAGTTAAGCCAATCGAGCGAAACCAATGGAACAATTAACATTGACCTTTACGTCACTGGAATATATCCTAACGTTCCAGTCTCTGCATCAGCATACATCCTAGCTTTTCAAGTGTCATCGAAGACTGATAGCAGTCTCAAGTTCCCAGTTATATCTTCAGGTGCGCCCACTCAAGATACTGGATCTCAAGATCAAAACGGTCAAAATCTCCCTACAAAGGACAATAACAGCACTATCGACATTTAGATGTTAAGGAATCAATCGTAGCTGACAGATTGCGGGCGGCGCTTGAAAAAAACAGTGCCGCCTTTGCACAAGTAGACCGAAAAATCTTCCAAAAGCTTTACCCGCTTACTAGAAGTAATAAGCCACGCTATCAGCAAACCCTAATTATGAATTACCTCTTGTTTAATTTTTACAGATACAGGTGCAAGAGGTTTAGCACTACTAGGTAGTAGAACTTGTAACCCATCTATAGTTTGTAAACTATTCAAAGCAGCTTCTTGAATTCCTGCTTCTTCTTCCTTACTCAATAAAAGTCGTAAACATTGGATAACATTTTGCTTGATAGAAGCATCAACTTGTTTACGATTGATGAATTTAGTTAGTTGATGCACGGCAATTAACCGCTTCAATGGATTAGGCTCTGTTAAGTTATTCAACAATTGATCAAGATATTCTTTCTCCTGATTTCCTTGAAGGCTGAAGATTTGCCACACTAACAAAATTAGAGTTAGTAGTGTCCCAAAACCTTGAACAATAACACTAGCAGCTATCCAATGACTTGGAGAATCAACCCAGATTACCGCAGTCATGTAAGTAATGACAGTAGCAATACCACCACTAGCGACTGCTAAAGCTAACCGACTGTTGGCAGTGTTCAAAAACCTGCGTATTTCTAACCAACTTAGTTGCCAGTTCCATTTCGGTATTGAGTAAACCAAACTCATTACCGCAATACCAGATACAAGTGCTAACAGTAATTTCCAGTTCCAAAACAGCATAGCAACGATGATTGTCAAGAACCCCAGTATGCTTCCAGGTTCAGAGAAACGTTTTAAATTTCGTTGCTTTTGGCTTCCTGTCTTGATTTCTGGAAGCTGATTTATGAATTGCCGCCAAAAAGACGAAGCCTGTGCCACAGTTTTTACCTTGTTGATTATAAAATTACTTAATTTGGGTAATTTACGTCCTAGACAAAACCCCCACAAAAATTATATTTGATTAATGTGTGCAAATTAGAAGTTATCTCTTTTTACCTGAATTAAGGGAATACAAAAAATAAATTATCCCCAATTTATAGAGTGTCTAAGAACGATAGTTATTAATTTACCATTCTTCAGTCCAAGTATTGCTGTACTTTCTGATAGCGTTCCCAAGCAAGAGACATTTAAAAAATGAGTAGCCCCTGAGTCAGGTTGCAAAACAAAACCTAAATTCATCCAG includes:
- the ftsE gene encoding cell division ATP-binding protein FtsE, coding for MSILRTPEKTDASVDREGKEGQSQGSQAETMVELRSVSKTYTNGYHALLDVSINIKKGEFLFVTGPSGSGKSTFLKLLYGQELPTQGEVIVDDLNVANLRGDRLSFFRRRIGIVFQDYKLIPQRTVSENITFVLQAQGYTRKEIQRRLEPTLKLVGLLSKADRFPDQLSGGEQQRVSIARAIIATPPLLLADEPTGNLDPDNSWQVIKILQKLNTFGATVIVTTHDEQLVRRCNHPVVQVKNGRLFRK
- the ltrA gene encoding group II intron reverse transcriptase/maturase, whose amino-acid sequence is MKDRVSNDIGTSETLLDWSTINWRQIKRRVTNLRQRIYRATQRCQWNRVRSLMKLMLRSYSNLLLAVRRVTQENDGKRTAGIDGQIALTSEARVALVNQMQEYRIWQTHPVKRVYIPKSGGKLRPLGIPCLVDRVAQAVIKNALEPSWEARFESNSYGFRCGRGCHDAIEQTWLRLRAGRDSWVLDADIKGAFDNISHDYILNTIGLVPGRELIKQWLKAGYVEAEIFHPSQQGVPQGGIISPVLANIALDGLEELLAGYRKTKPYKSGTYKSQRYGYIRYADDFLITAETKEDIEAIVPKVVDFLHVRGLELNSDKTNIVPVEQGFNFLGFHVRKFHGSCYIMPQKEKVKDFLKGIRDWLKANKQATPEMVIYHLNPILRGWGNYYKHSVSTQVFSYVDHEIWKALWKWSLRRHPNKGKRWVANRYFKTINGRKWNFAATVKDRRGEWTTISLVYLPGINIERHVKVKGAASPDDPELKHYWEQRQTRYGKTYWEKGSKLYKVAVNQNWRCPVCHEHLFNGETLNTHHLLSVAEGGTDTVDNLVHLHTSCHRHLHHRKTL